A single Magnetococcales bacterium DNA region contains:
- a CDS encoding NHLP family bacteriocin export ABC transporter peptidase/permease/ATPase subunit yields MVELPNLWPKRKKTPFILQMEAVECGAAALAMILGYYGRFVPLTQLRVDCGVSRDGSKAANVLKAARKYGLTAKGFSKGMDTIKQVPLPCIVFWQFNHFLVVEGFDKGRVYLNDPAIGHRELTEEEFSEGFTGVALTFEPEETFEKGGRLPSPFPAILERIRGSEQALTYIMVCGLLSAFPAIVTAAFTRLMVDEVIAVGRFEMLRPILLGMIAVLAFQVALTAVNNLFFRRMSKGLSAKLNAEFFRHILRLPYQFYSQRYAGDVVERSQINDMLVELIAGQLTGTVVGLITMVFYGLVLFSYDLDLTLIGLFSTFLNFAFMQAVAARRMEANLRIATEMGKVQGVTIAAIQSVDSLKASGLESAFYEKWAGYFTSGANAQLRLTLDSRTFSILPTFTNSVVSTLTLLIGGFKVMNGEMTFGTLMAFNALMGMFLGPINGLLGLGIQIQQIRGNIIRLEDVTQNPTIDRIPPPPEPPGAPEAVVDLSGRTRLEGQLEMIDIQYGYSPTEAPLITAFNLKVLPGQRVALVGGSGSGKSTLARMAAGLIQPWAGAVRFDGVSRHKVPAELLTNSVAMIEQDILLFPGTIRDNLTLWDATVPEQWLLDALEDADIAEFVMGLAKGLDTKVEEGGGNMSGGQRQRLEIARALVRKPSFLILDEATSALDSETEATIMRNLNRRGCSALIVAHRLSTVRTCDRILVLQKGKVRESGSHDELWAKQGLYAKLLKAH; encoded by the coding sequence ATGGTCGAACTACCCAATCTGTGGCCGAAACGCAAGAAGACCCCTTTCATTCTGCAGATGGAAGCGGTGGAGTGCGGCGCCGCCGCCCTGGCCATGATTCTGGGCTATTACGGGCGTTTCGTGCCGCTGACCCAGCTTCGCGTCGATTGCGGCGTCTCCCGCGACGGCAGCAAGGCGGCCAACGTGCTGAAGGCGGCCCGCAAGTACGGTCTGACCGCCAAGGGTTTCAGCAAGGGCATGGACACCATCAAACAGGTGCCGCTGCCCTGCATCGTCTTCTGGCAGTTCAACCACTTCCTGGTGGTGGAAGGCTTCGACAAGGGGCGGGTCTATCTCAACGATCCGGCCATCGGACACCGGGAGCTGACCGAGGAGGAGTTCTCCGAAGGCTTTACCGGCGTGGCACTGACCTTCGAGCCCGAAGAGACCTTCGAGAAGGGGGGACGCCTGCCCAGTCCCTTCCCCGCCATCCTCGAACGCATCCGGGGCAGTGAACAGGCCCTGACCTACATCATGGTGTGCGGGCTGCTCTCCGCTTTTCCCGCCATCGTTACCGCCGCCTTCACCCGCCTCATGGTGGACGAGGTCATCGCCGTGGGCCGTTTCGAGATGCTGCGACCCATCCTGCTGGGCATGATCGCCGTGTTGGCCTTTCAGGTGGCGCTCACCGCGGTCAACAACCTGTTTTTCCGTCGCATGAGCAAGGGGCTTTCCGCCAAGCTCAACGCCGAGTTCTTCCGCCACATCCTGCGCCTGCCCTACCAGTTCTATTCGCAACGCTATGCGGGCGACGTGGTGGAACGCAGCCAGATCAACGACATGCTGGTGGAACTCATCGCCGGGCAGCTCACCGGCACCGTGGTGGGTTTGATCACCATGGTCTTCTACGGCCTCGTGCTGTTCAGCTACGACCTGGATCTGACCCTGATCGGTCTCTTTTCCACCTTTCTGAACTTCGCCTTCATGCAGGCGGTGGCGGCGCGACGCATGGAAGCCAACCTGCGCATCGCCACGGAGATGGGCAAGGTGCAGGGCGTCACCATCGCCGCCATCCAGAGCGTCGATTCGCTCAAGGCCTCCGGGCTGGAGAGCGCCTTCTACGAAAAATGGGCCGGTTATTTCACCTCCGGGGCCAACGCCCAACTGCGACTGACCCTGGACAGCCGCACCTTCTCCATTCTGCCCACCTTCACCAACTCCGTGGTATCGACCCTGACCCTGCTCATCGGCGGTTTCAAGGTGATGAACGGGGAGATGACCTTCGGCACCCTGATGGCTTTCAATGCGCTGATGGGTATGTTTCTGGGGCCGATCAACGGTCTGCTGGGCCTGGGTATCCAGATTCAGCAGATTCGGGGCAACATCATCCGCCTGGAGGATGTGACGCAAAACCCCACCATCGACCGGATTCCACCCCCTCCCGAACCGCCGGGGGCGCCCGAAGCGGTCGTCGACCTCTCGGGCCGAACCCGACTGGAGGGGCAACTGGAGATGATCGACATCCAATACGGCTATTCGCCCACCGAGGCCCCGCTGATCACCGCTTTCAATCTGAAGGTGTTGCCGGGGCAGCGGGTGGCTCTGGTCGGCGGCAGCGGCTCCGGCAAATCCACCCTGGCCAGGATGGCCGCCGGATTGATCCAGCCCTGGGCCGGGGCGGTGCGTTTCGACGGGGTGAGCCGCCACAAGGTGCCCGCCGAGCTGCTGACCAACTCGGTGGCCATGATCGAACAGGATATTCTGCTTTTTCCCGGAACCATTCGGGACAATCTGACCCTGTGGGATGCCACGGTGCCGGAGCAGTGGCTTCTGGACGCCCTGGAGGACGCGGACATCGCCGAGTTCGTCATGGGCCTGGCCAAAGGGCTCGATACCAAGGTGGAGGAGGGGGGCGGCAACATGAGCGGCGGGCAGCGGCAACGTCTGGAAATCGCCCGGGCCCTGGTGCGCAAACCCTCTTTTCTCATTCTGGACGAGGCCACCAGCGCCCTTGATTCGGAGACCGAAGCCACCATCATGCGCAACCTCAACCGTCGGGGCTGTTCGGCGTTGATCGTGGCCCATCGCCTGAGTACGGTGCGCACCTGCGACCGGATACTGGTGCTGCAAAAGGGCAAGGTGCGGGAATCGGGCAGCCACGACGAGTTGTGGGCCAAACAGGGGCTCTATGCCAAATTGCTCAAGGCGCACTGA